Proteins from a genomic interval of Heteronotia binoei isolate CCM8104 ecotype False Entrance Well chromosome 7, APGP_CSIRO_Hbin_v1, whole genome shotgun sequence:
- the LOC132575569 gene encoding LOW QUALITY PROTEIN: uncharacterized protein K02A2.6-like (The sequence of the model RefSeq protein was modified relative to this genomic sequence to represent the inferred CDS: inserted 1 base in 1 codon), with protein sequence FQAVKDVLVSNAVLHHFDERLPVVLACDASPYGVGAVLGHQLPDGREVPVAYYSRTLTSAERNYAQIDKEALAIVAGVHKFKDYLYGRRFTIATDHKPHAAEVARATGKNKILARVLDWVVRGWPEGNMGEEFKPYKMRREELTAHKGCLLWGSRVVVPXPLQKRVLESLHETHPGIVRMKALARSYVWWPGMDGEIENWVRRCSTCQESRPDPPSAPATRWETTRKPWSRLHIDFAGPFQGQIFLIIVDAYTKWLEVVPVGSTSSAAAIRALRRVLCTHGIPDTIVSDNGAAFTSGDFQAFLQRYLIRHIRSAPFHPATNGQAERMVRTTKEALGRIVQGDWDHRLAAFLFDNRVIPNPVTGVSPAELLMGR encoded by the exons ttccaggcagttaaggacgtcctggtctccaacgcggtgctgcaccacttcgacgagcgcctcccggtcgtcctggcatgcgatgcatcgccgtacggggtgggcgctgtcctggggcaccagttaccggatggccgggaggttccggtcgcatactactcacgcaccctgacctcggcagaacggaactacgcacaaatcgacaaggaggccctggccatagtagcgggggtccataaattcaaagattatttgtatgggcgccggttcacgatagcgacggaccataagccg catgcggcggaggtggctagagccaccgggaaaaacaaaatcctagcacgggtgctcgactgggtggtgagggggtggccagaggggaacatgggggaagagttcaaaccctacaaaatgcgaagggaggaactcacagcccacaaagggtgcctactatgggggagcagggtagtggtcc cacctctacagaaacgggtcttagaatcactccacgaaacacacccaggcatagtgagaatgaaggccctggccaggagctacgtatggtggccggggatggacggggagatagagaactgggtccggagatgcagcacatgccaggagtcgcggccagacccacccagcgccccggctacacggtgggagaccacaaggaaaccgtggtcccggctccacattgattttgccgggccgttccagggacagatcttcctaatcattgtggatgcatacacaaaatggttagaggtcgttcccgtagggtctacctcatcagcagcagccattagagcattacgcagggtcctgtgcacccacggtattccggacaccatagtctcggacaacggggcagcgttcacctcgggggacttccaggcgttcctccagaggtacctcattagacacatccggtcagcccccttccacccggccaccaacggccaggccgagcggatggtccggacaacaaaagaggccctgggaaggatagtgcaaggcgattgggaccaccggctagccgcgttcctcttcgacaaccgggtcatcccaaacccagtcaccggggtcagcccagccgagctcctcatggggcgc